In the Nitratiruptor sp. YY09-18 genome, ACGAAGAGAGCGATATCGATCTGTTTATCATTAAAGATACATTAGAAAAAGAGAAGCTAAGAGATGAAATGTTACAAGCTCAAATACTATTGTGGGATATCGTAGAAAAATATAGGATTGGATTTGATGTACTTGTCGATAGTAAAAGTAGGATTAAACATAGAGTGGAAAATATAAAAGATTAATTTTACAAGAAAATTATAGATGAGGGTAAAGTCATTTATGCCAAATAAACCATATGCAAAAGAGTGGCTCATTTTTGCTTATAAAAATTTTCTAACTGCCAAAAAACTTTATGAGCTAAATCATTTTACTGATATTATTGGAGTAGAACTGCAGCAAAGTTTAGAGAAGATATTGAAAGCATTGATTGCTTATGATAATAAAACAATTCCAAGAACACATAAGCTTATAGAACTTGCAGTAGCGATAGATAAAATTGCATTTACCAAAGAAAAAAAATTTTACTTGAAATTGCTACAAGTTGCTATAAAGTAGATAGATATCCGAACCCAAACTATTTTTTGCCTCGAAGAGAAGAAATTGAAGAAGTAATGCGATTACAGAGGATCTTTTGCAAAGGATTTGCCAAATTTTAGATATTGATGTAAGTGAATTGATAAAATAACAATTTCTTGCTTCTTGTAATCATGTCATCCTGAGGCCTTAGCCGAAGTATCTAACATATCTACCATTTAACATAGATATTTCACTTTACTCAAAATGACGTCACTATCCTCACAAATAACCAAAATTTAATATTTTTTTCGATACAATTAAACAAAAAAATTAAGAGCCAAAATATATGATAAATATAATCCTCAGTGGTGGAAGCGGTACGAGACTCTGGCCTTTGAGTCGTAAACTCATGCCAAAGCAGTTTTTACAGCTTTTCGATAATAAATCGCTTTTCCAAAAGACACTCCAAAGAAATGCACTTTTGAGTGATAAAATTCTTATCATCTCCAACGAGGAGCAGTATTTTTTGGCTAATGATCAAGTCGATGAAATAGGCATAGATCCAGATGGGTATATCCTCGAGCCATTTGGCAGAAATACCGCAGCGGCTATCGCTTTTGGTGCGATGAGTGTGGATGAGGATGAGCTACTTTTTATCACTCCAAGCGATCATTTAATCGAAGATGAAGAAAAATATCACGAAGCGGTCCAAAGAGCAAAAGATTTGGCCCAAAATGGTGGGCTTGTGACATTTGGTATCAAGCCCACCGAACCACATAGTGGCTATGGATATATAGAAGCTAATGGCGAGGATGTGGTAAAGTTTCACGAAAAGCCAGACAAGCAAAAAGCCAAAGAGTATCTTTCCAAAGGTAACTACTATTGGAATAGTGGGATGTTTTTATTCAAAGCGGGCATTTATCTCGAAGAGCTGCAAAAGTATGCACCAGAACTTTATGAAAGTGCAAAGATGGCCTATGAAAACAGTAAAGTTGATGGGAAAATTCGCCGCATAACTCCAGAGTTTATGGAAAAGATTCCAGATATCAGCATAGACTATGCCGTGATGGAAAAAAGCGATAAGATCAAAATGGTACCAAGTAATTTTCAATGGAGTGATGTGGGAAGTTTTGATAGCCTTACTGATCATATCGATAATAAAACTGATAATATTGAGATAGAGAGTAAAAATACCTTTTATTATAGTGACAATGACAAAAAACTCATAGCTACCATTGGCATAGAAGATCTCATTATCATCGATACCAATGACGCTCTGCTCATCGCCAAAAAAGGAGAGACACAAAAAGTCAAAGAGCTTATAGGTAAATTGCAAACTTCTCATCCAGAGCTTCTCAACGCCCATACCAAAGTCCATCGCCCATGGGGAACATATGAAGTACTCGTAGAAGACAGTGGCTACAAGATCAAGCGCATAGAGGTAAAACCTGGCAAGAGACTCTCACTCCAAAAGCACTTTCACCGTAATGAGCACTGGATAGTGGTAAGCGGTACAGCAGAGGTACAAGTAGGGGATGAACGCTATCTCGTGCGAGCGAACGAATCGACCTATATCAAAATGGGAGAGATCCATCGCCTCTCAAATCCTGGTAAAATCCCAGTTATACTTATCGAAGCACAAGTAGGGGAATATACAGGAGAAGATGATATCGTGAGAATTGAAGATGATTATGTAAGGAAATATTAAATGGAAAATCAGATATTAGCCATCATCGGCCTTGGCTACGTAGGCCTGCCATTAGCAGTAGAGTTTGGTAAAAAGTATAAAACTATTGGATTTGATATCAATGCCAAACGTATTGAAGAGTTAAAAAACGGAATCGATAGAACTTTGGAAGTAAGTGAAGATGAACTACAAAAAGCAAAGAACCTCTCCTTTACTTCATCTATTGAAGATATAAAAGAAGCAAATATCTATATCGTTACTGTTCCAACTCCAATTGATGAGCATAAAAATCCAGATCTTACCCCTTTAATAATGGCTAGTAGAACTGTTGGAAGAGTATTGAAAAAAGGTGATATTGTTATCTACGAATCTACCGTTTATCCAGGATGTACCGAAGAGGTATGTGTACCAGAGCTAGAGCGTGAGAGTGGATTACAATTTAATGAAGATTTCTTCTGTGGCTACTCTCCTGAACGCATCAATCCAGGAGATAAAGAGCATCGCCTTCCAACAATTAAAAAAGTAACAAGCGGAAGTACACCAGAAGTTGCAAAAAAGATCGATGAGCTCTATAAAAGCATCATCACTGCTGGAACACATCTAGCCCCAAGTATCAAAGTAGCTGAAGCTGCAAAAGTGATAGAAAACGCTCAAAGAGATATCAATATAGCATTTGTCAATGAACTGGCTCTCATCTTTGATAAATTAAATATCGATACACTGGATGTGCTTGAAGCAGCTGGAACCAAATGGAATTTTCTCCCATTTCGTCCAGGACTTGTTGGAGGACACTGCATTGGAGTAGATCCTTATTACTTGGCCTACAAAGCAAAAGAGGTGGGATACCATCCACAAATCATCTTGGCTGGTAGAAGGACCAATGATGAGATGGGTATCTTTGTAGCCAATAAGGTTGTAAAACTCCTCATCCATAAAGGGCATAGAGTAAAAGGGAGCAAAGCATTAGTACTGGGAATAACTTTTAAAGAGAACTGCCCAGATATTAGAAATAGTAGAGTGATTGATGTCATAAAAGAGCTGCAAGACTTTGGCATAGCAGTAGATGTATATGATCCTTGGGCAGACAAAGAGGAAGTAAAAAGAGAATACAGTCTTGAGCTTTTAGCAAATGAGCCAGACTTTACGGAGTATGACTCTATTGTTTTAGCCGTAGCCCATGAGCAGTTTAGAAAGCTTGATTATCAAAAGATACCGAAATCAAGCGTGGTGTTTGATATTAAGGGTATGCTGCCAAAAAACATAGTAGAAGGGAGATTATAGTGAAAAATTTTGCCTTAATAGGAGCTGCTGGATACATAGCTCCAAGACATATGAAAGCGATAAAAGAGACAGATAACAATCTTTTAGCGGCAATGGATCGATGTGATAGTGTAGGGATTATAGATAGTTATTTTCCGGATGCGGATTTTTTTACTGAATTTGAGCGATTTGATAGGCACGTGGATAAATTGAGGCGAAAAGGTGAAAATATAGATTATGTAAGTATCTGTTCACCTAACTATTTGCATGACGCGCATATCAGATGGGCTTTGCGAAGCGGAGCCGATGCGATATGTGAAAAACCGCTTGTACTCAATCCTTGGAATATCGATGGATTGGAAGAGATAGAAAAAGAGACTGGAAAAAAAGTGTATAACATCTTACAGCTTCGTTTGCATCCTTCCATCATCGCTTTGAAAGAGAAAGTACAAAAGGAGCTTCAAGAAGACCCTAATAAAATCTATGATATAGATTTGACATACTTAACGAGTCGTGGCCATTGGTACTTTGTGAGCTGGAAAGGGGATGAGAATAAAAGTGGTGGTATTGCTACGAATATAGGGATTCATTTTTACGATATGCTCTCTTGGATCTTTGGCGAGATTGAGGAGAATATCGTCCATATCAAAACACCATACGCCAATGCTGGGTTTATGAAACTCAAAAATGCAAACGTTCGATGGTTTTTGAGTGTAAAATATGATTATATTCCAGAAGAGATCAAACAAAAGGGACAAAGAACCTACAGAAGCATCACTGTAAATGGCGAAGAGATCGAATTTAGCGGAGGATTTACCGATCTTCATACTAAAAGCTATGAGGAGATCCTCAAAGGTAACGGTTTTGGACTCAAAGAGGCCAGAAATTCTATCGAAATAGTCTCAACCATTCGCCATCTCGAGCCCATAGGTCTTAGAGGCGAGTATCATCCTTTTTGTAAAAAGGTGATAGATGAGTAAGTTTTTCGTTCATGAGAGTGCTTATATCGATGAGCCGGTACAGATAGGAGAGGGGACGAAAATTTGGCACTTTTGTCATATACTTTCCAATACGATCATAGGGGAAAATTGCTCTTTTGGCCAAAACTGTGTGGTGGGTCCTAATGTAAAGATAGGAAATAATGTAAAGGTGCAAAATAATATCTCCATCTATGAGGGTGTGGAGATAGAAGATGATGTATTTTTGGGACCATCGATGGTCTTTACCAATGTCATCAATCCAAGAGCCTTTATCAATCGCAAAAAGGAATTTAAAAAGACTTTGCTTAAAAAAGGATGTTCAATTGGTGCAAATGCTACAATAGTTTGTGGAGTAACTATTGGAGAGTATGCACTGATTGGAGCCGGGGCGGTAGTGAATAAAGATGCAAAGCCTTACACGTTAATGGTAGGAGTACCCGCAAGAGAGATTGGATGGGTTGATAAAGCGGGAAATAGGATGGTATTTGATGAAGAAGGAGTTGCAATCGATAGTTATGATGGGACGAAGTATAAACTCGAAGATGGCGAAGTAAAGGTTTTAGGATGAAAATAGATTTTGCAAACCTAACCTATCAATACCGGCTCTATAAAGATGAGATAGATGAAGCGATACTAAAAGTCTTGAATCATGGCAAATATATCATGGGACCGGAAGTCGGAGAGCTTGAAGAGAAGTTATGCGAGTTTACCAACTCAAAAAATGCAATAACCTGCTCCTCTGGTACCGACGCCCTTTTACTTGCAATGATGGCTCTTGGTATCAAACCAGGTGATGAAGTTATTACTACTCCATTTACTTTTATTGCAACAGCAGAGACAATCGCTTTGCTTGGAGCAAAACCGGTGTTTGTGGATATTGAAGAGAAGAGTTATAATATTGATTCTACAAAGATAGAAGAGAAGATAACCCCTAAAACAAAAGCGATTGTTTCAGTGAGCCTTTATGGTCAGCCAAGTGATTTGGACGAGATAAATGAAGTGGTAAAAAGATATAATCTTTTTCATATCATTGATGGGGCGCAAAGTTTTGGAGCCACATATAAAGGAAAAGCCGAGGCTCACTATTGTGATATTTATACCACCTCTTTTTTCCCAGCCAAACCACTTGGCTGTTATGGAGATGGGGGAGCGGTTTTGACAAACAGTGATGAATTGGCCAAGAAAACAAAAATGCTTCGAGTCCATGGACAAAACAAGAGATATCATCACAAATATATAGGACTTGGGGCAAGACTCGATACCATGCAAGCTGCCGTTTTATTGGTAAAGCTAAAGCACTATAAAAAAGATTTGGCATTAAGACAAGAAGTTGCAAAAAAGTATAGTGAGCAATTAAAAAATGTTAAAAATATAATTTTACCTTTTGTAAAAAACAACAGAACAAGTGCCTGGGCGCAATATAGTATCAGGGTCCCCAATAGGGACGAACTTCAACAAAAATTAAAAGAATCAAACATTCCAACGGCAGTGCACTATCCGATGCCACTTCATATGCAAGAGTGTTTTCAATATCTTGGATATAAAAAGGGAGATTTTCCAGTAGCTGAAAAAGTAAGTGAAGAGATTATGAGTTTGCCGATGAATCCATATTTGAGGGGTGAAGAGATTCATTATATAGTGGATAAGGTTTGCTAGGTTGTTAAATAAATTAAGGGTTAAAAGTGATTTTTCAAGATATGTAATGATTTTAGCTGGTGGGACGGCAATCGCTCAAGCTATACCTATTCTTATTTCTCCCATTCTTACAAGGCTGTACACTCCAGAAGATTTTGGGGCACTTGCTATATTCGTCTCGATTACATCCATTATTGGTGTCATAGTTAATGGCAGATATGAGTTAGCTATCATGCTTCCTGAAAGAGATGAAGATGCCATAAATGTCGCTGCAGTTGCTTTTCTGTTTAATATATTTATAAGTATTATTTTTTTTCTTTTTATATTGTTTTT is a window encoding:
- a CDS encoding Gfo/Idh/MocA family oxidoreductase; protein product: MKNFALIGAAGYIAPRHMKAIKETDNNLLAAMDRCDSVGIIDSYFPDADFFTEFERFDRHVDKLRRKGENIDYVSICSPNYLHDAHIRWALRSGADAICEKPLVLNPWNIDGLEEIEKETGKKVYNILQLRLHPSIIALKEKVQKELQEDPNKIYDIDLTYLTSRGHWYFVSWKGDENKSGGIATNIGIHFYDMLSWIFGEIEENIVHIKTPYANAGFMKLKNANVRWFLSVKYDYIPEEIKQKGQRTYRSITVNGEEIEFSGGFTDLHTKSYEEILKGNGFGLKEARNSIEIVSTIRHLEPIGLRGEYHPFCKKVIDE
- the tviB gene encoding Vi polysaccharide biosynthesis UDP-N-acetylglucosamine C-6 dehydrogenase TviB → MENQILAIIGLGYVGLPLAVEFGKKYKTIGFDINAKRIEELKNGIDRTLEVSEDELQKAKNLSFTSSIEDIKEANIYIVTVPTPIDEHKNPDLTPLIMASRTVGRVLKKGDIVIYESTVYPGCTEEVCVPELERESGLQFNEDFFCGYSPERINPGDKEHRLPTIKKVTSGSTPEVAKKIDELYKSIITAGTHLAPSIKVAEAAKVIENAQRDINIAFVNELALIFDKLNIDTLDVLEAAGTKWNFLPFRPGLVGGHCIGVDPYYLAYKAKEVGYHPQIILAGRRTNDEMGIFVANKVVKLLIHKGHRVKGSKALVLGITFKENCPDIRNSRVIDVIKELQDFGIAVDVYDPWADKEEVKREYSLELLANEPDFTEYDSIVLAVAHEQFRKLDYQKIPKSSVVFDIKGMLPKNIVEGRL
- a CDS encoding DapH/DapD/GlmU-related protein, with product MSKFFVHESAYIDEPVQIGEGTKIWHFCHILSNTIIGENCSFGQNCVVGPNVKIGNNVKVQNNISIYEGVEIEDDVFLGPSMVFTNVINPRAFINRKKEFKKTLLKKGCSIGANATIVCGVTIGEYALIGAGAVVNKDAKPYTLMVGVPAREIGWVDKAGNRMVFDEEGVAIDSYDGTKYKLEDGEVKVLG
- a CDS encoding mannose-1-phosphate guanylyltransferase/mannose-6-phosphate isomerase; the protein is MINIILSGGSGTRLWPLSRKLMPKQFLQLFDNKSLFQKTLQRNALLSDKILIISNEEQYFLANDQVDEIGIDPDGYILEPFGRNTAAAIAFGAMSVDEDELLFITPSDHLIEDEEKYHEAVQRAKDLAQNGGLVTFGIKPTEPHSGYGYIEANGEDVVKFHEKPDKQKAKEYLSKGNYYWNSGMFLFKAGIYLEELQKYAPELYESAKMAYENSKVDGKIRRITPEFMEKIPDISIDYAVMEKSDKIKMVPSNFQWSDVGSFDSLTDHIDNKTDNIEIESKNTFYYSDNDKKLIATIGIEDLIIIDTNDALLIAKKGETQKVKELIGKLQTSHPELLNAHTKVHRPWGTYEVLVEDSGYKIKRIEVKPGKRLSLQKHFHRNEHWIVVSGTAEVQVGDERYLVRANESTYIKMGEIHRLSNPGKIPVILIEAQVGEYTGEDDIVRIEDDYVRKY
- a CDS encoding DegT/DnrJ/EryC1/StrS aminotransferase family protein encodes the protein MKIDFANLTYQYRLYKDEIDEAILKVLNHGKYIMGPEVGELEEKLCEFTNSKNAITCSSGTDALLLAMMALGIKPGDEVITTPFTFIATAETIALLGAKPVFVDIEEKSYNIDSTKIEEKITPKTKAIVSVSLYGQPSDLDEINEVVKRYNLFHIIDGAQSFGATYKGKAEAHYCDIYTTSFFPAKPLGCYGDGGAVLTNSDELAKKTKMLRVHGQNKRYHHKYIGLGARLDTMQAAVLLVKLKHYKKDLALRQEVAKKYSEQLKNVKNIILPFVKNNRTSAWAQYSIRVPNRDELQQKLKESNIPTAVHYPMPLHMQECFQYLGYKKGDFPVAEKVSEEIMSLPMNPYLRGEEIHYIVDKVC
- a CDS encoding HEPN domain-containing protein, which translates into the protein MPNKPYAKEWLIFAYKNFLTAKKLYELNHFTDIIGVELQQSLEKILKALIAYDNKTIPRTHKLIELAVAIDKIAFTKEKKFYLKLLQVAIK
- a CDS encoding nucleotidyltransferase domain-containing protein — protein: MSKIDIEKLKSEIVERLKPLDPDKIILFGSYAYGEPNEESDIDLFIIKDTLEKEKLRDEMLQAQILLWDIVEKYRIGFDVLVDSKSRIKHRVENIKD